The Streptomyces sp. Je 1-332 genome has a window encoding:
- a CDS encoding penicillin-binding transpeptidase domain-containing protein, giving the protein MHKGVKITLVGGVFAVMVGGAGYGAYNLVNGVTGGGGSSASGPETVKTGPPTSGEIADTTEKFFGAWAKGDAEEASHYTNNAEVASRVLTGYREDAHLTKVKITPGRAAGTTVPFSVEATLSYKGKTKPFAYDSELTVVRGKTSGSALVDWYPSVVHPDLKRDDTLATGEAATPPIEAVDRHGQVLDKKDYPSLGPVLDQLRAKYGDKAGGTPGVELYVQHADEAAATETLLTLAKGKAGQLRTTLSAPAQRAAEKAVAQHANSSVVAVQPSSGEVLAVANHRQDEFNAAFQGKLAPGSTMKVISAAMLIDKGVTKASGPAPCPDSAVWQGRRIDNLPGLAPNENATLADSFARSCNTAFVKLVDEDGITDDSLTEEARDGFGLGLDWKVGIPTQDGTVPATAGGERAEAIIGQGKVQMNPLNMASVTATAMTGAFRQPVIVDPGLDDRQLAQARGLPASTVQQLRQMMNRTAVSGTGARAMSGLSGSIGAKTGSAEVYGQEKPNSWFTGYRGDVAAAAVAQEGGHGGDTAGPIVAAVLAAGS; this is encoded by the coding sequence ATGCACAAAGGGGTGAAGATCACTCTGGTCGGTGGAGTGTTCGCCGTCATGGTCGGGGGCGCGGGGTACGGCGCGTACAACCTGGTGAACGGCGTGACGGGGGGCGGCGGTTCGTCGGCGTCGGGGCCCGAGACGGTGAAGACGGGGCCGCCGACGAGCGGCGAGATCGCCGACACGACGGAGAAGTTCTTCGGCGCGTGGGCCAAGGGCGACGCCGAGGAGGCCTCGCACTACACGAACAACGCGGAAGTGGCCTCGCGGGTCCTGACCGGCTACCGCGAGGACGCCCACCTGACGAAGGTGAAGATCACGCCGGGCAGGGCCGCGGGCACGACCGTGCCGTTCTCGGTCGAGGCCACGCTCTCGTACAAGGGGAAGACCAAGCCGTTCGCGTACGACTCCGAACTGACCGTCGTCCGCGGCAAGACCTCGGGCAGCGCGCTCGTCGACTGGTACCCCTCGGTCGTCCACCCCGACCTGAAGCGGGACGACACCCTGGCCACCGGTGAGGCAGCCACGCCCCCCATCGAGGCCGTCGACCGGCACGGTCAGGTCCTGGACAAGAAGGACTACCCCTCGCTGGGCCCGGTCCTGGACCAACTGCGCGCGAAGTACGGCGACAAGGCGGGCGGCACCCCCGGCGTCGAGCTCTACGTCCAGCACGCGGACGAGGCCGCGGCCACCGAGACGCTCCTCACGCTCGCCAAGGGCAAGGCGGGGCAGCTGAGGACGACGCTGAGCGCGCCCGCGCAGCGAGCCGCGGAGAAGGCGGTGGCGCAGCACGCGAACTCCTCGGTGGTCGCCGTGCAGCCGAGCTCCGGCGAGGTCCTCGCGGTCGCCAACCACCGGCAGGACGAGTTCAACGCGGCGTTCCAGGGCAAGCTGGCCCCCGGCTCGACGATGAAGGTCATCTCGGCGGCGATGCTCATCGACAAGGGCGTGACGAAGGCGAGCGGCCCGGCGCCCTGCCCGGACTCCGCGGTCTGGCAGGGCCGGCGCATAGACAATCTCCCGGGCCTGGCCCCGAACGAGAACGCGACCCTGGCGGACAGCTTCGCGCGCTCCTGCAACACCGCGTTCGTGAAGCTGGTCGACGAGGACGGCATCACGGACGACTCCCTCACCGAGGAGGCCCGGGACGGCTTCGGCCTCGGTCTCGACTGGAAGGTCGGCATCCCCACGCAGGACGGCACCGTCCCCGCGACCGCGGGCGGCGAGCGCGCCGAGGCCATCATCGGCCAGGGCAAGGTGCAGATGAACCCGCTCAACATGGCGTCGGTCACGGCGACCGCGATGACGGGAGCCTTCCGGCAGCCGGTCATCGTGGATCCGGGCCTCGACGACCGTCAGCTGGCCCAGGCACGCGGCCTTCCCGCGTCCACGGTGCAGCAGCTGCGCCAGATGATGAACCGCACGGCGGTCAGCGGCACCGGCGCCCGCGCCATGTCCGGGCTCAGCGGCAGCATCGGCGCGAAGACGGGATCGGCCGAGGTCTACGGTCAGGAGAAGCCCAACAGCTGGTTCACCGGATACCGCGGTGACGTGGCGGCCGCGGCGGTGGCCCAGGAGGGCGGCCACGGAGGGGACACGGCCGGCCCTATCGTGGCGGCGGTGCTTGCCGCAGGCAGTTGA